The genomic segment AGCGGGCAGCCGGCCAGACGCGCACCAGGGCACAGCCAAACGCCGGCTCCTGGCGCGGCGCGGGGACTTCGCCCCGCAGCAGCGAAGAAACGGTCTCGGCCAGGTAGTTGCGGGCCGGCAGGCGCTGGCGGAACGTGACGTCATCCCAGGCGCCGCAGTGGCGCACCACACCGCCCCGATCGAAAACAACCACGTGCGGCATGACCTGGGCGCCGTAAGCGTCCGCCACGACCTGATCTGGGTCGAGCAGAATCAGAGAGACGCCAAGGGCCTGCGAGCGCTGCAGCAGCAGGGATTGGGACTCGTTCGCCATGCTCGCCACGCGCCAGGAGATCACTTCCGGCGTCCAGTCCCTGGCCACATCCAGCAGATACGCATCCAGGCGTGCGACATGCGGGCAATCAGCGGACCAGAACACCAGGATCGTGATCCTGCCCAGGGTGTCGCCCAATGGGTGCAGCTGCCCGCCCAGGTCGCGCAGCGCGAAGTCTGGCGCTCTCTCCCCAACCAGCGTCACGGCAGCCATTGCGGGTAGAAGCCCCTCTCTTGGATGAGCCGGGTGGCTCCGGTCTGCAGGTCGAACACATGGATCTCGGGCGGCTGCCCAAGGTCAGCCTGGTTCAGGCGCATGTAGGCCAGGTGTCGCGAGTCGGCGCTCCACGCAAAGGCTGAGTGGTTGTAGGCCGGCTCATCCACTACCAGGCGGGCTTGCGTCCCATCCGGTCGGGCCAACCACAACTGACGCCCCAGCGTCCAGCGCGCCTGGTCAAGGTACTTCCGAGCAAACGCCAGCCATTGACCATCGGGGGACAGCGCCGGCGAGGCGTCCTCCACTAGATCGCCGCTGACTGCCGAAA from the Anaerolineales bacterium genome contains:
- a CDS encoding redoxin domain-containing protein, with translation MAAVTLVGERAPDFALRDLGGQLHPLGDTLGRITILVFWSADCPHVARLDAYLLDVARDWTPEVISWRVASMANESQSLLLQRSQALGVSLILLDPDQVVADAYGAQVMPHVVVFDRGGVVRHCGAWDDVTFRQRLPARNYLAETVSSLLRGEVPAPRQEPAFGCALVRVWPAARSTNAG